The window CTCCGTACGCTACTACAGCGCTATCGCTGTTCCACTTTCCGTCTCCGCCCCACGGCGCTGGCTCCCGGCCCCGCCCCCTCGCCACGTCAGCAGCTCTGTCCGCCGCCTGGCCGCCACGGCCGTCTCTGAGCCCCAGACGGAGTAAGTCGGTGACCCTCTCATTCCCTCAACTTGTAGCGCGAGAGGCTGACGTTGTGTTAGAGCATCAGTAAACTGTAAAACTTGGAGGAAAACTGCATTGGGTTATTGTTAGAACGCTTTCTGTTTTAGCTAAAAATGTATTTTCGTTTCTGTACGGAACTAGAGAtttccttgtttatttcattcatggtCCAGTGCGAGCTAATTGCAAATGTTTGGCTGCAGTCTCGTAGTTTATGTTGACTCTTGCCTGGCTCAGTGCTGAAAAATATTTGCTTTTAGTGTTTATTAAGAAGCTCATGCATGGACAATTGCCCATTTTGTTAGCTATTGAGTTTCATGTGACTggttattttattatttttcctaccaGTATTCCAGTGAACTCCGATCAGTTAATACGTCTCATAATGATTTGTGCCTGCATTTTGAGATATAACCGTGCTTTGTTCTTGTGGTTTGTCTAGTTCAGAGTCTGGTACAGCGACAGTAAGGAAGGGGCGAATCTACCATGAAACGTACGGGTGCCAGATGAATGTAAGCGATATGGAGATTGTGCTGTCTATCATGAAAAAAGAAGGGTACAATGACATTGTTCCTGACCCTGAGAGCGCAGAGATAATATTTATCAACACCTGTGCAATTCGTGACAATGCAGAGCAGAAAGTTTGGCAGCGGCTCAACTACTTTTGGTTCCTGAAAAGGCAATGGAAAGCTAATGTTGCTGGAGGGAGATCGAAGTCTCTGCGTCCTCCTAAGATTGCTGTTCTCGGGTGCATGGCAGAGCGACTGAAGGAGAAAATACTCGACTCTGATAAGATGGTTGATGTTGTATGTGGTCCAGATGCATACAGGGACTTGCCTAGGTTGCTGCAGGAAGTCGACTATGGGCAGAAGGGTATCAACACACTCCTCTCACTGGAGGAGACTTATGCTGACATCACCCCAGTTAGGATTTCCGACAATTCGGTTACGGCGTTCGTGTCAATTATGAGGGGTTGTAACAATATGTGCTCGTTTTGCATTGTTCCCTTCACTAGAGGCAGGGAGAGGTCACGCCCAGTATCTTCTGTTGTCCGAGAAGTTGGTGAGCTATGGGATGCTGGCGTAAAAGAAGTAATGCTTCTTGGTCAGAATGTAAACAGTTATAATGATACTTCAGAAGTTGAGGAGTTGGAGCCTGGTAAAAACTGGCAGCTCAGCGAAGGATTTTCCAGTAGGTGCAAAGTGAAGAATATGGGGTTGCGTTTTGCCGATCTCCTGGATCAGTTGTCTCTGGAATACCCTGAGATGCGATTCAGGTTTACCTCTCCACAtccaaaggattttcctgatgagcTGCTATATTTGATGCGGGATAGGCACAACATTTGCAAACTTATTCACTTGCCTGCACAATCAGGCAGCACAGAGGTGCTGGAACGAATGAAACGGGGTTATACTCGAGAAGCATATTTGGAGCTTGTGCAGAAAATCCGTAATGTCATTCCAGATGTTGGGCTAAGCAGTGATTTCATAAGTGGTAAGACACACCTGTTTTCTGCTTTTTGGTAATCAGAATCTTTCTAAGTGAAGTGCTTCCAATGTGGATATATATTTCCTGTGTGGCTGATTTGGAGAGAGAGATGTGGTTAGGGGCTGCTTTCTCGCTTCTTATTCTCCTCGATTCCTTTCTATGTGAAATACTTGGTTAGGGGCTAGGACAGATGAAATCGAATTAGGAATGTACAGTAATTACTAATTACCACCTGAACACCAATGTAATAATTAGCATCCTTTATTTTTCACACTATATTTTGATCTTATGTTAAGGCCTCATGGTTTGAGAAAATTGTTTTCCATATCCACAAATGTGTCAGTCATGTCTATGTATCCTCTAGTTACAGCTTAGAATAGAGTACCTCAGTAGTTTAAACAGTCTCCATTTATTTCTATCTGGTTACAGCTCACACTGAGTACCTCAGTACTCTAACAATGTATCCTCTGTTAAAAATGAGCGTTATTTATTCTCAGTTTCCTTAATTGTACATAGTGGGAAGACGAACATGCTGCAAAGAATCACACAGTACTGCAAAGCTGTTGGgattagggctggaaaaaaagctcgaagctcgcaagctaaacgagtagctctgttaaagtacgtaatgggcctaatggtctgggctggcggtatagcccgttagtcttaggatttattagagataagggtcgcttgtttaggggtcaagtaagccttgcttgggagtcaagtaaacctctctatataaagagaggagaagtatcaatctaatcaagcaagaattaagaaggaaatcctttCCATCTTGTCCGGtcgtgggcaaaaggcccccggccggctctctcgcgccctccttctagcagtgccataacaatttggtatcagctagcttcggttcgatcatgtcttcaccgcctCCCAACCCGTCTTTTCCGCTGCCGGTCACCTCGTCGTCTCCGGCGACCACCACGATCGTCGCCCCGCTCCTGCCCGCGCCGGGATCCTCCGTCGCGCCCTTCCCCGCCGTCCTCACCCTGGAGGAGGTGTCCGGGGCGCTGCGGGACCTAAcccaggcggtccaggagatccgCCTGGTCTTGGCCGGGTCCTACAGGCCGCACCCGGCTGCGCCGCCCATCGCGCCGccgtggctgccgtggcagccgctCCACCAGGCGGCCTTCGTCGCGCTCGCcgggccgctgcagctgccatccaccgccccgccctggctgcagtggcacccggcgctcctggcggcctccgccgcgNNNNNNNNNNNNNNNNNNNNNNNNNNNNNNNNNNNNNNNNNNNNNNNNNNNNNNNNNNNNNNNNNNNNNNNNNNNNNNNNNNNNNNNNNNNNNNNNNNNNNNNNNNNNNNNNNNNNNNNNNNNNNNNNNNNNNNNNNNNNNNNNNNNNNNNNNNNNNNNNNNNNNNNNNNNNNNNNNNNNNNNNNNNNNNNNNNNNNNNNNNNNNNNNNNNNNNNNNNNNNNNNNNNNNNNNNNNNNNNNNNNNNNNNNNNNNNNNNNNNNNNNNNNNNNNNNNNNCTCGGCgctccgccgcagcagccgctgccgcaggGCGTCCCCGTCGCGCTCGCcgggccgctgcagctgccatccatcgccccGCCCTGGCtacagtggcagccgccgctcctggcggcctccaTCGCGCCCGGCGCTTCGCTGCAGCAGCCACCACCGGTCAGCTCCGGTCCCGCATCGACAGCGCCGACGGGAGTCCCGATCCACCAGATCAAGTTCCCGTCGTTGCAATTACCGCTTCCCCAGGGCGTCCCCATCCAGCAGATCAAGTTCCCGCCGTCGCCATCACCGCTTCCGGCTTGGATCACTACTcgccacgtgtcggcggcggtgaggctgcaggctgttgcgcgcggcctcctagcgcgtcggcgtgtgcgggagatgcgtgggctgcagctgccgctcctcccagCTGCGCTTTGCCGCGCAAAGGACCTCAATCTCAtccgctgcgtcggggatcttgggcatccTGTTTTCCTCGCGGGCAGCGACCTCAAAATCTGCGACATCAGCggttggggggcgcacccctcctcgtcattctccatcgcaagccctccactcttctctgtgcggtgcagaccaacagccgtctggcggggagaaggcagggtgtcatcgacaggagcgcaccgcgtagcaccactgcattccgccgGCCGCCAcgagggcgcctctgctggtcgctcttgcgaccacttccaggtggccatacacatgcactccttttgtccagatggtgttcatgggatccaggtggctgtacacgtgcacggCCGACGTGCagatggtgtccactttttgttaaggggtccaaaataaatcgttccagtccatttcaggttgagagtaataaaacaagccgagatgtaaaaggcttgtttttaggtgttaggtttgtgttgcgtcgagtcatggttataagttggttaggctgcagctcgaggataagctgcatgtccaggtggggtgtagtgttagagtacgtaatgggcctaatggcctgggctggcggtatagcccgttagtcttagggttaattagagataagggtcgcttgcttaggggtcaagtaagccttgcttgggagtcaagtaaacctctctatgtaAAGAgatgagatgtatcaatctaatcaagcaagaattaagaaggaaatcccttccatcttgcccggccgtgggcaaaaggcccccggccaGCTCTCTCGCGCCcttcttctagcagcgccataacaagctcgtgactcggctcgaatcgactcgaactcaaaaaataacgagtcgagccgagctttagtttaagatcgtttatagaccaagttaaacgagccaatctcacgagtactcgtgtaactcgttaggctcagtacaaaagatcagccactcccaatacaaaaaaagattagccactcagcaccctatgtcccaggcgcacaacacaaggcctaGCCGTTGAAAGCCCAGCCGCCtaggagactcatgcgttacaaggaaattactattgtttagtgatatatatgtttaatatatacataatcattttaataatatttgagggttttatgttcatatctttaacgagcttaacaagttaAACGAGCCAGCTCACGAGTTATacaagtcgagccaatcttggatttgagctcgttataataacgagtcgagtcgagctagctcgttaacgaaacaagctctagcgagtcgagccgagctggctcgactcggctcaaCTTGGGATTCATGACAATTGAAGTTCTTGACTTCTTACTGCTACTagaacaatgcccgtgcgttgcaacaggatataaatattctagtatgtttttttaacatcagtgcagacacaagcgctcatatatacatgcatacactcacccctatgaacgcacactcgcacaccctacccctatgagcacctccgagagatttagtcggcatatcatcttgagattttacaaagtcaccgtaggcgcctcgtagtcgacgggaacgtctcctcccaccgaacgtgcatcgccggaaatcctgaaagaaATCCAGGACAAATGCGAGCACCAAGacatgaaccctggtgggctgggaataccactgtccacctaattaaccatccaaccacaggttggttcgcttgTGATTTACCTGCCAATAAtaatgtgattgtgtaaataaatgttcatcaaattctatctgtgaattaccttatattttgattaaaAGTTTGGTAAGTAAGTTAAAGTGGAATTGGTTCAAAAGGCAAGTAAATTATGATGATTTATTATATACGTGGGAGGATGGACGAAGGGGTGGTGGAAAGAAAGGTGAAATGAGaaccttacgttctttttaagtagtagagataaatagtactccctctgttccaaattaagtgttgtggttttagttcaaaatttgaactaaaaccacgacacttgaACGGAGGTTGTACTTAAACAAGGCAAATATCTTTCTATTTTAGTTGTGGCAACAACACTGCCTTGCGCTTAAGTCTGTAACTCATTTATTGCATCTGCACTGCAACATGCCACTTGCATCATTTATGGTGGCATATAATCTCTTTCAGGAGATGCTTCTATGCTAATCTCTTGGAAGTTGCACGAACCTAAAGCACAAATCGCTGGTGAATACCATGTTAGGAAATAataatatgcaacttgtattcccatggggccataggccagtatatatacatgtacaggtgcagGAAATATGCAGAAACACCTTATAGCATGGAGTAAATACAAAAGGCTACATGGCTATATATGTAGTACTCTCACAGATTTCATCCTACTTCGTTCGAGTTTCAAGTTCTGTAACTTTAATTAAAGGACTTCTTTTTGTCTTTCGTTCATTCATCATGCTATCTGCAGATGTTTACATGCTGCACTTTCTTATGTACAAGGGTTTTCTCTTAATTTGACCAGTGCGTTTGTGATGTACAACAGGCTTTTGTGGAGAGACAGAAGATGGCCATGCTGACACTCTTAGCCTTGTAAGGGATGTTGGATATGATATGGCTTACATGTTTGCATATAGCATGAGAGAGAAGACCCATGCTCATCGGAATTATGAGGATGATGTCCCCAATGATGTTAAGCAGAGGAGACTTGCAGAACTGATCAACACCTTCCGTGAGACCACAAGAAAGATCTACGATTCTCAGATTGGTACCACACAAGTAGTTCTAGTCGAGGGACCCAATAAGCGAGCTCCTGAAACAGAGCTGTTTGGGAAAACTGACCGGGGGCACAGGGTATCGTTTACTAGTCTCCCTGTACCACATACATCTGAAGGTGATGGAGCTCGTAAGCCAGTGGTTGGTGACTTTGTTGAGGTAAAAATTCTCAGGTCGTCGACAGCATCGTTATTTGGAGAGCCAATTGCACGCACAAGCTTGGGCATGTACTGCAAGAATCATGCATCTGAAGCACATGCTGGTGCATAAGGAGTAGTCGAGTTCATGGGAGTCCACATCTGAAGTGAATCAGTTAAGTCTGTGTAATGTTTGACTTGAAATGACTACAATTGGGAGCATACCATGCAATTTAAGTTGGTGTTGACATGTTTTCATGATGAGATATTGGTTGTCTAGTTTTGGGTGGGAAGGTAGCATGGTGTTATGCTTGGAGCAGATGAAATACAAAGATTTTTTCGCATTATGTGCGTGCTAATCGTGTGGTGAAGTACTTTTTCTTTAGAGGGAAGCAGTTGTAAAGTTGACATTTTTCATTGTAACACCATCAGTGTCATGCTATAGTAATCTCAtgcctaatgatgccacgtcatcataATTAAGTCGCTAATCCTCACTTTGTTTCAAACCAAACTCAAATTTAAATTTTAAATGCAAGTCAAATATTTATTtattcaaacatgaaaactaaaatgtccaCCATGTGGCAAATAATACATAGCTAATTATGGATGCGATCCAACATTTTTATAAATTGTTTAAATgccctaaaataattaaaacagtgGCCTAAAGCAAttattaaatgccttttaaaagtTATAAAAGTATAAACTAATTTATCAATGTGCCAAACTTTTGTTGCAGTGGGTTATTTTGCAACTCCATTTATGGAGCCAGTTTTATATTTTAGTAAAACTATTTTTGCTAACTAAAATAAAGAAACATAAGttttaaaaaaaggaaaaacctaAAGAAGGAAGGCGTATCACAGgggtatttttctttttttctattcaCTTCCGTGGGGTTCTaaattgaaaacatgaacaaaaacaAAATCATATTGAAattacataaaaaaagaaaagggaggAGTAGCTCTTGGTTTAAAGAAAAGGGAGGAGATGGATCGAATTCAGTCCTTTTCCTTTCTTTGATGATCTTCAACACATTTATTTGAATTCCCTGCGAGTGAAAATTCCCTATGGGCCTAaacccccctggccggcccagctagccccTTCCCGTTGCCTCGTTCctcgactagagggggaggggagcGTGGCCATCTCTGATGGCCAACACGGCCTCGGCCATCGCCTTGGCTGCTATCCGTCGGCTCCCCGACGGCCTCAAGACCCCGTCGACCCCCCATTGCAAACCCGGCTCCTCGCCCCTCCCCTTCTCACACGAGCTTTGCCCGAACCCGGCAATCACCGCGCCGTCGTCGTCCCCTCCGGCCGAGGTGGAGCCGGGGGCCTCGTCTACCTCCCCTACGTTGCCTACGTGAGCTAGCTCAAGCCGGGAGGCCCCCTACGCCGGATGGACGCCACCCGCCTCGGCCCTCTTCGTCGGCCACCGCCATCTCGTTGCGGTCCCGCCGCTCCGGTCTGCTCCCAGCCGTCCCGAGCTCTCCACCGGCCACCTCCCGGTGAGCCCGCCCCTTCCCCTCCTTCGCGGCCCCGATTCACGCCGTATGCCGCCACCCCAGGAGCTGGACTGCCTACTGCCATGCCTGCGCTTCCTGCCTGTGGCCGCGCGCCCCGCACCCCTGCGCCCGTCGTCACCCGCGCCCCTGCACGACCGCCACGTGGTCGCCGCCCCAGTCCGCCGCACCCGCAGCTGCTTGCGCTGCCAGGCCGCGCGCTGCAACTGCTGCCCCGCGCGCCGGCTCGTGCCCTGCCGCCCTCTTGGCTGTGCGCATGCCTGTAGCCACCGCACCCGGCCCGCGCCCGCGTTTTGGTCGACCGCCCCGCTTCCCCCCATGCTCGCCGCATCACTTCCTCACCTCGCACTTAACTGCGCCTCGCCCTCCGGCCCCTTTTGCTGCCGCTGCCGCTATCTCCTATTCCCGCGGCAGCCGTCCGTGCCCGCCGGCCCCCTGCGGCGCCCTGCGCTCGCCACTCGCCGTCGGCCGCCACTCCCCGCGCCGGCCTCCGTCCACCGCTCGCACGGCCCCTAGCCGCGCGACGCCCATGCCCGTGCGCCTCATCCCTTGTGCGCCAGCGCCACCGACGTGGCGGGGCGTGGTGCCCATCCCTGGTCACTAGTTAGTGGGTCCCGCTGAcccagttgactagtcaactggTTAGCGTTGACCTGCTGACTCAGCAGCCCAGGCCCACTGTCAACCTAGTGCACCACTGAGTGCACTTCACCTGGTGTACCCAACATTTATGTACTATTTTTTATATTAAATTAAATCctgtaaatccagaaaatggttaaaacttcgaaaattaatagaaaataaaccgcaaGTCGGatgaaaacaatttatatatgaaagttcctCAGGAAAATCCAACAAATCAGAATATGCAATCCGTTCATCTAtcacatgcctctagcatgatgaaattggaaccgtcccctctctttcatctgtcaAAAAATTGCAAAACGCCGGGAAAACATCTAGGGATGCATCTATTTGCTTTGTATTTATTGTttccccccccctcttctcttcggtagacaccGAGACTGATGCTACCGCCGGGTACGACTGCGCCTCTAACGTCCAGCCCCTTTCAGTAGAGCTTCCAAGCAAggaaacccccttgatcattccaatatcgcccattcccttctctcttatgcttgcgTTAGAAGTGCTACTgcttatgatcctactctgatgtatAGCCTGATTTTGTAACCTGCTttgtaccttacctacttatcctaaacttcttagtataggttggttagttatCCATCAatgacccctcaccttgtcccagTTACCCCCTCTTTATCTCcaatgactcgatcaatgtgatcgacgtctagagcccgacacatcacatcacacccccttagttgtacgacactacagggttactatcaagtgccgagggtcggagggtgatacctcgtatagcacttctgatgttaactctatagtgtagctattcagtcgtggtcatcgagggtgattcctccttcaccactcttgATAATGATTCTGTCGTGcaaacccctcaagtgtggaccatcgagggtgattcccccAAGTCCACAAGTCGGGTCAGccccgaggagtacccgcgagagaaatgtgaagtcgggttgaccgtgagtgtacccgcgagttgatgtgtagtcaggttgacctggagggtacccgcgagataattaggtggcacggccaggcattctaggcccttgtcgtaggCTCACGAGATGGGGCGACATGGTCACATGATCGCGAGTCTCTGCTCATTACTGCGCGCTACCAAGACACTAACGGTTTGTATAtgtgatccgagtaggcctctggccatttctcgctgaccaccacgcgagaataagtatgggcactctgcgtcgtatgtatcagccgaaagctcTTCGGAcgccagcgactaagcggcgcgcgtccGGGTGTCCCGCGTAAGAACCTACCTTGTATAAGGAGGTAGCCATGACTGACACCggacgcgtacgcaacgtgcatgagtgcaaagggcgatgggcccgagACCCCTGCGTGCTTAGGATTCCTGATGGTGTGTTCGACCAGAGTTGATCGAGCGCgttgggtaagtttgtgcaccccaGCAGGGAAGTTTAAtccattcgaatagctgtgtccatggtaatggacgcTTGGAGTTGTataccgatcgatacaactagaaatggatacctgAGATGTGAAATGAATataatggctctgggattgctttctcgcagagaGTCGAGGAAGTGATCTCTAGGCGATGCTACAACATACTACTACCTTATGATATGCTAATATACACTCTTCTAATGCcgcaagatgctagtctttgataggctagactttcccttctcttctggcatttctATAGTCCAGTCCAAAGATATAGCCCCATTCCTTTAATACTGATGCATACTTagcatagttctgatgtaagtcttgcgagtactttggatgagtactcacggtttctttgctacTTCTCTTCCCCCTATATCCGATTGGTGCgatcagatgacggatcccaggagccaggcgCCACTCCCGACGACTTCTACTACTACcccaagggtgcctactactaagTGGAGGCCGACGaccaccaggagtagttaggaggctcccaagtaggaggccttgccttttcgatcatcgtTGAtggttgtgctagccttcttaaggaacacttgtttaacttatgtctatactcagattatgttgcttccgctgacttgtttgtattcgagcttatgtattcgagcccttgaggcccctgacttgtaatatgaagcttgtatggctttaaatttgtgtctagagttgtgttgtgatatctccccgtaagtccctgatcttgatcgtacacatttgcgtgtatgattagtttaCGATTGAATCGGGGCTGTCACATTCATGTAATTGGTTTTGCTTACTGCAAACCCTAAAATTATTTCTTGCTGATACAATAAATACACTGATTACATTTTCATGTTTATGATGACTAGGGTTAGAAGATTATTTTCTTCCTTGCCTTTTTTTATGTATAGGATAATCCTTTTTGTAACTAGtgaggtactacctccgtcctggtttattggtccccattgtaatttgtgtcaaattttgaccataaatttaactaacaaaatgttcatgcatgccaTCAGaggttatataattgaaaactacgttaaaatacaaatccaacaatataatttttgttgacatgcactaacattttgtaagttaaatatttggtcaaaatttagcacaaatgtcAGGacgccgatcctaagtcacaccgatctagcatgtaacacatcatatcactttgcagcctcacgcatggtattcccacgagtgccaccttacttggcccgggaccatttgtgccttttagctcacatatatgatagtgtcgctagcatccatatgacaaataaTCCGGgcagacatgactagtcgtaaacccaaagtggcactaacttacagggacaggtatACATgagccagcaacgaacgtgtcggtcatcagtgagtgaatccgggctatagaagctgggctaacaggactccggagacaccacgtgacatttcccaaagggacagacacaggaacgaagaaggacacatgccagccagcctaagtattctggagcagtagcaagctaccatggctcacttgaagcactaggagacatttcccggtaagagaggctaccaaggataaacaactaggttgtcggatcccacacataccaagcatttcaaatcatacacacaatatgcttgatatgtgcaaatacaacatggcatcacaacataactctatgactcaaagtatttattcaataggctccgaggagcaagatattgcaaacatgggtctcacgacccaacatttagagcatacaagtcaaagcacatgcggaagcttaacatgtctgagtacagacatctacaaatgaaaaaggctgagaagcctgactatctaccagatcctgccgagggcacaagatcgtagctgaggtatcaagctaaatgtcgaagtccacacggaactactagcgagactgaggtctctctgcaaaaacataaattaagcaaacgtgagtacaaatgtacccagctagACTTacttcagaactaactacatatgcatcattatcaacaaagggatggtggggtttaactgtagcaagccagctttgactcagcggctaacctgaactactactgcaagtaactcttttgaggtggcgcacacgagtccacatattcaccatttcaatacaccactatgcatccgctcccatctccctacgagaatgccatccatagcactcacacttatcttgcgcattttggggtatccactttcacttgtctatgaactgtacaggcaacccagagctcctttaccacggacgcggctattcgaatagatcattcaaacaactcctactcatgctagtgggtttcatctatttactgtgtcaatgacaggtctgaaggaaatatgccctagaggcaataataaatgttattattttatttccttatatcatgataaatgtttattattcatgctagaattgtattatccggaaacataatacttgtgtgaatatatagacaaaccaaacgtcactagtatgcctctacttgactagctcgttaatcgaagatggttatgtttcctaaccatggacatgtgttgtcatttgattaatgggatcacatcattaggagaatgatgtgattgacatgacccattccattagcttagcacccgatcgtttagtatgttgctattgctttcttcatgacttatacatgttcctatgactatgagattatgcaactcccgtttaccggaggaacactttgtgtgctaccaaacgtcacaacgtaactgggtgattataaaggagctctacaggtgtctccaaaggtaaatgttgggttggcgtatttcgagattaggatttgtcactccgattgtcggagaggtatctctgggccctctcggtaatgcacatcacataagccttgcaagcattgcaactaatgagttagttgcgagatgatgtattacgaaacgagtaaagagacttgccggtaacgagattgaactaggtattgagataccgacgatcgaatctcgggcaagtaacatgccgatgacaaagggaacaaagtatgttgttatgcggtctgaccgataaagatcttcgtagaatatgtaggagccaatatgagcatccaggttccgctattggttattgaccggagacatgtctcggtcatgtctacattgttctcgaacccgtagggtccgcacgcttaaggtttcgatgacagttatattatgagtttatgctttttgatgtaccgaagtttgttcggagtcccggatgtgatcacggacatgacgaggagtctcgaaatg is drawn from Triticum dicoccoides isolate Atlit2015 ecotype Zavitan chromosome 4A, WEW_v2.0, whole genome shotgun sequence and contains these coding sequences:
- the LOC119285747 gene encoding CDK5RAP1-like protein, which produces MAAPLAPLTAARLGRGLGLLASVRYYSAIAVPLSVSAPRRWLPAPPPRHVSSSVRRLAATAVSEPQTDSESGTATVRKGRIYHETYGCQMNVSDMEIVLSIMKKEGYNDIVPDPESAEIIFINTCAIRDNAEQKVWQRLNYFWFLKRQWKANVAGGRSKSLRPPKIAVLGCMAERLKEKILDSDKMVDVVCGPDAYRDLPRLLQEVDYGQKGINTLLSLEETYADITPVRISDNSVTAFVSIMRGCNNMCSFCIVPFTRGRERSRPVSSVVREVGELWDAGVKEVMLLGQNVNSYNDTSEVEELEPGKNWQLSEGFSSRCKVKNMGLRFADLLDQLSLEYPEMRFRFTSPHPKDFPDELLYLMRDRHNICKLIHLPAQSGSTEVLERMKRGYTREAYLELVQKIRNVIPDVGLSSDFISGFCGETEDGHADTLSLVRDVGYDMAYMFAYSMREKTHAHRNYEDDVPNDVKQRRLAELINTFRETTRKIYDSQIGTTQVVLVEGPNKRAPETELFGKTDRGHRVSFTSLPVPHTSEGDGARKPVVGDFVEVKILRSSTASLFGEPIARTSLGMYCKNHASEAHAGA